In Candidatus Chlorohelix allophototropha, one DNA window encodes the following:
- a CDS encoding alpha/beta hydrolase, with amino-acid sequence MSETQIIPGAEPYYHIGNRIGVLVSHGYTGCPQSMRYIAEGLAKEGFSVILPRLKGHGTSPADMATATASDWTTDILTAYGWLKERCDHIFMTGLSMGGTLTLVAAGLNPEGFSGIIPINASVILNNPDLLGLAFLPGMPSEIPGIGSDIKAPGITEIAYPVVPVPTIKEVLALTKGADELMARITCPALIFSSTEDHVVPPMNAEYILNKLSSAEKRIVKLENSYHVATLDNDKDLILQESIAFIKAHS; translated from the coding sequence ATGAGCGAAACTCAAATTATCCCCGGAGCCGAGCCGTATTATCATATTGGCAACAGAATCGGCGTTTTGGTTTCACATGGTTATACCGGCTGCCCACAAAGTATGCGCTATATCGCAGAAGGGTTGGCGAAAGAGGGCTTTTCGGTAATCTTACCCCGTTTGAAGGGACATGGTACTTCCCCTGCCGATATGGCTACAGCCACCGCTTCTGACTGGACTACCGATATTCTTACCGCTTACGGCTGGCTTAAAGAACGCTGCGACCACATCTTTATGACCGGGCTTTCTATGGGCGGTACTTTAACTTTGGTGGCAGCTGGTTTAAATCCCGAAGGCTTCAGCGGGATAATCCCGATTAATGCATCAGTGATTCTAAATAATCCGGATTTGCTGGGGTTAGCGTTTCTGCCCGGAATGCCTTCAGAAATACCCGGCATAGGCAGCGATATTAAAGCGCCCGGTATTACCGAAATTGCCTATCCGGTTGTGCCTGTTCCCACCATCAAGGAGGTGCTGGCATTGACGAAAGGTGCTGACGAATTGATGGCACGTATCACTTGCCCGGCGTTGATATTTTCTTCAACCGAAGATCATGTAGTGCCACCAATGAACGCTGAGTATATTCTAAATAAGCTATCCAGCGCGGAGAAGCGTATCGTTAAACTTGAAAATTCATACCATGTAGCCACATTGGATAATGATAAAGACCTGATATTGCAGGAGAGCATTGCCTTTATCAAAGCTCATTCCTGA
- a CDS encoding sugar ABC transporter substrate-binding protein: MATKKLFKFISALMVALTITVMLAACGDNTATPVPATTAAATKAATTAAATTAAATTAAAATTAAAATTAAATTTAAAATTTAAAAALPAITGNISFWHAYGSGGKGGEADALAAGLVQFQKDYPSLQTAPLDVPFDQLYKKWETEVAAGGGPDLFIGPNDSLGSEARANLVANLDEALKGKLDNILPVAVNGSKVDGKLYMVPESLKAVAMFYNKDKVKTVPKTTDELLAAAKAGTKFGFQTSAYHNFGWTGAFGGKLLDDSGKCVADQGGFSDALKYLQDLKAAGAQFLSDADKLHQAFQNGQIDAVVEGPWMTADFTKALGDKLGIAAIPAGAKGAANPLTGVDGWYINPNLKGEKLQNAINFALYMTSPKIENLFIAVGHIPADKTLKVTDPISQGFATAVATGLPRPQSKSLDNFWTPFGDAYSLVLDKGSDPVKAVADACSQMNKANGK, translated from the coding sequence GTGGCAACTAAAAAGTTGTTTAAGTTTATTTCGGCATTGATGGTAGCTTTAACCATCACAGTTATGTTAGCGGCTTGCGGTGATAACACTGCTACGCCCGTACCGGCTACTACTGCGGCAGCTACTAAAGCGGCTACCACTGCGGCGGCTACCACCGCAGCTGCGACTACTGCAGCGGCAGCTACCACTGCGGCAGCGGCTACCACCGCAGCTGCGACTACTACTGCAGCAGCGGCTACCACCACTGCGGCGGCAGCAGCGTTGCCCGCTATAACCGGAAATATTAGCTTCTGGCACGCATACGGCTCCGGCGGTAAAGGCGGCGAAGCGGATGCTCTGGCAGCAGGGCTAGTTCAATTCCAGAAGGATTACCCAAGCCTTCAGACTGCTCCGCTGGATGTTCCGTTCGACCAACTTTACAAAAAGTGGGAAACCGAAGTTGCCGCCGGCGGCGGACCTGACCTGTTCATCGGCCCTAACGACAGCCTCGGCTCCGAAGCCCGCGCTAACTTAGTTGCGAACCTTGACGAAGCGTTGAAGGGCAAGCTAGATAACATTTTGCCGGTAGCGGTAAACGGTTCTAAAGTAGATGGCAAGCTGTATATGGTGCCTGAATCGCTCAAAGCCGTAGCAATGTTCTACAACAAGGACAAGGTTAAAACCGTTCCCAAAACCACCGATGAATTGCTCGCCGCTGCTAAAGCCGGAACCAAGTTCGGCTTCCAAACCAGCGCGTATCACAACTTCGGTTGGACTGGTGCTTTCGGTGGAAAGTTGCTGGATGACAGCGGCAAATGCGTAGCCGATCAGGGCGGATTTTCCGATGCTCTCAAGTATCTTCAAGATTTGAAAGCGGCTGGCGCACAGTTCCTTTCTGATGCCGACAAATTGCATCAGGCTTTCCAGAACGGTCAGATTGACGCGGTTGTAGAAGGTCCCTGGATGACTGCCGACTTCACCAAGGCGCTAGGCGACAAACTCGGTATTGCAGCAATTCCTGCCGGGGCTAAAGGCGCTGCCAACCCATTAACCGGCGTTGACGGTTGGTACATCAACCCGAACCTCAAAGGCGAGAAATTACAGAACGCGATTAACTTCGCGCTCTATATGACCTCTCCCAAGATTGAGAATCTCTTTATCGCAGTTGGTCATATCCCGGCTGACAAAACCCTGAAAGTTACCGACCCGATTTCACAGGGCTTTGCCACTGCGGTAGCCACTGGGCTGCCTCGTCCGCAATCCAAGTCGTTGGATAACTTCTGGACTCCTTTCGGCGATGCTTACTCGCTCGTCCTTGACAAGGGTTCAGACCCGGTCAAAGCGGTAGCAGATGCCTGCTCTCAGATGAATAAGGCTAACGGCAAGTAG
- a CDS encoding ROK family transcriptional regulator → MVKDSVNHTTSWINGTHKGKADAGLIGELNRSIVLNFIRQEGSISRAEIALRTQLSRSAVSNIISSLLDEGIVQESGIGESKGGRRPIMVNFNYSVAYVLGIDMGANHILALLADLEGNPVAEFNAEFSVENGPEIGIPILVELIRQILESEFLKNKRLYGIGLGVTGPLDFETGTVVMPPLMPGWNKFPLRRYLSEEFQLPVLVDNDANLGAIGERWRGAGLGQNNLAYVKIGTGIGCGMVVDGKIFRGANGSAGEIGHITITRDGPPCRCGSFGCLESMAGAPAIINRIKLAIQAGRDTILTKIGEPDDLTVAVIGEAAASGDRLSVEVISDAGRYIGIALATLVNLFNPSMIILGGGVAAVGEVILNQIKQTAKDRSLVASFQGMQIVPGKLGREAVAVGAAMLVLQEVFKGPQLSLVTG, encoded by the coding sequence ATGGTAAAAGATAGCGTTAATCATACAACAAGCTGGATTAACGGTACCCATAAAGGCAAAGCCGATGCAGGACTAATTGGCGAATTAAATCGCAGCATAGTGCTGAATTTTATCCGTCAGGAAGGTAGTATTTCGCGAGCAGAAATTGCATTGCGTACGCAACTAAGTCGCTCTGCCGTTAGTAATATTATCTCATCTCTGCTTGATGAAGGCATAGTCCAAGAATCTGGAATCGGTGAAAGCAAGGGTGGCCGTCGCCCAATAATGGTTAATTTCAATTACAGCGTCGCATATGTGCTGGGTATTGATATGGGCGCAAACCATATATTGGCATTACTCGCCGATCTTGAAGGAAACCCGGTTGCCGAATTTAACGCCGAGTTCTCGGTAGAAAATGGGCCAGAAATAGGCATACCAATTCTGGTAGAGCTAATAAGACAAATTTTAGAGAGTGAATTCCTCAAAAATAAACGGCTATATGGAATTGGGTTAGGTGTAACAGGTCCTCTTGATTTTGAAACTGGCACGGTGGTAATGCCACCGTTGATGCCGGGTTGGAACAAATTTCCTTTACGCCGTTATCTTTCTGAAGAATTCCAGCTTCCGGTACTGGTCGATAACGATGCTAATCTGGGCGCTATTGGCGAAAGATGGCGCGGCGCAGGATTAGGACAAAACAATCTTGCCTATGTTAAAATCGGTACCGGTATTGGCTGTGGCATGGTTGTAGATGGGAAAATATTTCGCGGGGCAAACGGGAGTGCCGGTGAAATCGGGCATATTACCATTACACGCGATGGGCCTCCCTGTCGTTGCGGTAGTTTTGGTTGTCTGGAAAGTATGGCAGGCGCTCCAGCAATTATTAATCGCATTAAGCTGGCGATTCAAGCAGGTAGAGATACTATTCTGACCAAAATTGGCGAGCCAGATGACCTTACCGTAGCTGTAATCGGGGAAGCAGCAGCCTCTGGTGATCGCCTTTCAGTGGAGGTCATTAGTGATGCAGGACGATATATTGGTATCGCTCTCGCCACACTCGTAAATCTCTTTAACCCCAGTATGATTATTCTTGGCGGCGGTGTCGCTGCTGTGGGTGAGGTAATACTTAATCAGATAAAACAAACGGCTAAAGACCGTAGTCTGGTGGCATCGTTTCAAGGAATGCAAATTGTACCCGGAAAGTTGGGGAGAGAAGCGGTTGCAGTTGGAGCCGCAATGCTGGTATTACAAGAGGTCTTTAAAGGCCCGCAATTATCTTTAGTTACAGGCTAG